Below is a window of Tachysurus fulvidraco isolate hzauxx_2018 chromosome 11, HZAU_PFXX_2.0, whole genome shotgun sequence DNA.
TGCAGACTTACTAGGCAATGTGGGAGAATCTTCCTGGTGTACAATAGGGAACAGTATAGCCgtttaaccctttttttttaaaatgccgAGGAATTGTTTCTCCTGACAAGTCGGTGATGAACTGGATCTGTCACTTGTTACTGAACAGGACTTCAGTTTCAGCTCGGGGTTTTTTGTGGTGTGTCTGAGACGCTACCTCGTGTTTTGCAGAAGAAAGTTGTTACTTAATCAGTTAAATTTTGAGTAAGAGTGTGATGTATTTTGTGGAACTGAGACACGTGATGGGAAACAGCTGCATTTATCTTGTGGTTATGAGCAGAAAGAATTGTAACTTCGATGTTGAGACACATCACCGCACGGATCAGTGAGAAGAAGTAGGATGGAGAGAAAAACTCTGACACAAAAGCTCCATCATTTCCATGCAAGATTAGATTGGCCACCAGCACaaacattttgtagaattaaatggtgaatcctccagtttattaccagttaattatggggtccctcaaggatcagttctaggacctctgcttttctctatatacatgcttccattagggaacattattagaagacatgggattagtttccattgttatgctgatgacacacagttatatatctcatcaaaaccagatgaaatagccacagtgtccaaattaactcagtgccttagagagataaaagactggatgagctgcaactttctattgttaaactccgataagacagaaatactactcataggtccaaaaaccagtgcacagtcTCTCataactctcacaacttaactcccatttagagggatgtactattacaagtagctcgacagtgaaagacctggtgtttattagacagtaacttgtctttaaactcatatcaccatattacaaacacaaccttcttcaccttagaaatatcaccaagctgagaaacatcctgtctgtatctgatgctgagaagctagttcatgccttcatgacctgtagactggactattgtaatgcattactaggtggttgtcctgcatctttaataaataggttacagttagtccaaaatgcagctgcattgAGTCCGGTTccgctcaaggtttcttcctttaccaatttaaggcagtttttccttgccactgctgcctgagtcacctcagacttgctcataggggaataaatacatacacattgtgaactatatacaactaataataatctagaatttttattctgttaattcttatttcttttattattcgttatttcctttatcattaattatgtttaccttctgcactgtgtttatgttctgtaaagctgctttgagacaatgtctattgtaaaaagcgctaaacaaataaacttgtattgaattgaattgaacaaccCCCAACACTGCATGAAGAATAACAAAAGACATCCACATCAACCTCACAGAATGGTGTCGCTCCGGCTCCGAGCCAAGACACACCGTCAAAATCCTCAAAACACCCAACAACACACTCGCCTGGGAAGtcagaaaacaaaaaggtttgattaaatattaaaacattctgCACTTTTTCtgctacaaaaacaaaagtaactCAAGAGCTCAGAATCCttgtaaaaagttttattttcagtacaaaactggagagaaaaaaaatatatatattaacacaaaacatgaaacattttctataaatacaataaaataaatataaaaaaaaaacaagatgctGGAGATTAATCAACTCTACAGAGAACATGGAAGCCTTGAAAACCTTAAGAACCacattcaaaaaaaaagagaaaaaaaaatgactcgaGTCTTACACAAATACATCTAAATCACATCAGAGCTAACAAgccttaaaaaatatatatatatacacagaatcACAACACTGCTTTTAGTCTGGAAGAACAAGGCTTTAATAAAGGTTCTGCAGCTCAAACGGTATTCAGAGGAACACAAACTAACTACAGCACTTTGAAGGAGAAACACATCCTTCTGCACAGACAGACGTGAGCTTCAGCTCAGCATCACAGTCTAGAAAcattcatacaaaaaaaagttaagagTCAGAAattctttggcattttttttttaaatataatctttTTATCCAGCAACCAATTTAAATACCGATCCCATCTGGTGTTTCGCTTCGAACACACAACTCAACGACACTCTGAAAAAAAGTCACATTGTGATCacatattaacattaaaaaaaaaaaacagcccttCACTTCTTTCTTTGTGGCATCACATGTAGAATTCTTCACAGCGAGCTCATATACAGAGTCAAGTACATGTTGTATAAATCTGTGATCAGGAGCGAGAACCTGGTTTCTGGCTCTAAAAGAAGAAACTGAAGCTGCCTTCAGTGCAGAAGCCGTCAGGGACAGACAACTGGCTGAAGATGGGCAGCCTCTTGGCAGCGCCGTCCTGAGTCGAAGACAGATCCGAGCCACTCAGGCTGCTGGCCGAGCTGCTGCAGCGTCCTTCGTGGTCAGAAAGCGAGGTGAGCGACAGACTCCGTGTGCCCAGTGAGGCACTGAAACTCTGGTGAGGTGCACAAGGTGGCATCTGAGAGGGTGAGGTAGTAGGAGTGGGCTCGCCACTGGAGCAGCCGGAGTCATGTGACGGCTGGAACTCAGGGAACGCCATGGCCAGGAGGTCGGAGATGGTGCCCGAAGAAGGTGGTGGCGAGGCAGGCGGCATGCCGAGGAAGGACGAGGGAGAAAAGGAAGGATCGAGTAGTGTGGGGTTGGAAGGAAAGCCAGCGAAGCTAAAGCTCTGCTTCAGGAGAGGGGGACGCTGAGTACTCGTGGGAAAAGAGGGCTGTTGAGGGTGAAGGTGGGCATCGTCATCGTTGTTGTGCACAAAGTGGCAGCGGATACCGTACGGGCAGAAACCGATAGAATGGAACGTGCGACACGGTTCAGTCTTGTACTTGGGGTGACGGTTGATGCCGCGTAGCTCATCTGCTCCGTGAGCAAACTGGCACTTGCTCCCATATTTGCACGTGCCTCTTTCTGTAAAGGTGCGACACAGTTCGGTCTTGTAACGTGAAGAAGTGGAGCTGGAAGATTCGCAGGACGTGGAGCCGGAGAACGACGCAGAGCTTAACGCCGACCCCGGCTTGTCACATGCCCAGCCAAGACCTCCGGTGTCACCCTCCACCATACTGACGGCACGATCTGACCAGAAACCCGTTTTGTTCCATCGCGATGACAGAGAGAGTTCTTTGGCTTGTGCCCAGTGCTTAGAAGGAATGGATCCAGGCTTTTGATATGCGACAGCTGATGGACGTGCAGAAGTCCCACCCAAGTCTAGTTTTAACAgttgctgtaaacaaagaaagaaaatatacattaatgtataaaaaatgctggttaaaaaaaaaaaaaaaaaaggataaggCCTTCAATGGcttaaaaaatcatttcatatcAATACACAGTTTGGAAGTCtggttgaggtgtgtgtgtgttttataaccAGTATAAACTTAATGCAGCTAAACAGGAAACATTTAGCTTTAGTTCAGTTTAATGTGAAAtcagtgcgcgcgtgtgtgtatatatatgtttgtgtgtgtgtgtgtgtgtgtgtgtgtgtgtgtatacgtgtgtacatgtgtgtgtgtgtgtgtgtgtgtgtatacgtgtgtacatatgtgtgtgtgtgtgtatacgtgtgtacatatgtgtgtgtgtatacgtgtgtacatatgtgtgtgtgtgtgtgtgtgtgtgtgtgtgtgtgtgtgtgtatacgtgtgtacatatgtgtgtgtgtgtgtgtgtatacgtgtgtacatatgtgtgtgtgtgtgtgtgtgtatacgtgtgtacatatatgtgtgtgtgtgtgtgtgtatacgtgtgtacatatatgtgtgtgtgtgtgtgtgtgtatacgtgtgtacatatatgtgtgtgtgtgtgtgtatacgtgtgtacatatgtgtgtgtgtatacgtgtgtacatatgtgtacatatgtgtgtgtgtatacgtgtgtacatatatgtgtgtgtgtgtgtgtatacgtgtgtacatatgtgtgtgtgtgtgtgtatatacgtgtgtacatatgtgtgtgtgtgtgtgtgtgtatacgtgtgtacatgtgtgtgtgtgtgtgtgtgtgtgtgtgtatacgtgtgtacatatgtgtgtgtgtgtgtgtgtgtgtgtgtgtgtatacgtgtgtacatatgtgtgtgtgtgtgtgtgtgtgtgtgtgtgtatacgtgtgtacatatgtgtgtgtgtgtgtgtgtgtgtgtataagtgtgtacatatgtgtgtgtgtgtatacgtgtgtacatatgtgtgtgtgtgtgtgtgtgtatacgtgtgtacatatgtgtgtgtgtgtgtgtgtgtgtatacgtgtgtacatatgtgtgtgtgtgtgtgtgtgtgtgtatacgtgtgtacatatgtgtgtgtgtgtgtgtgtgtgtgtgtatacgtgtgtacatatgtgtgtgtgtgtgtgtgtgtgtgtgtgtgtatacgtgtgtacgtgtgtgtgtgtgtgtgtgtgtatacgtgtgtacgtgtgtgtgtgtgtgtatacgtgtgtacatatgtgtgtgtgtgtgtgtatacgtgtgtacatatgtgtgtgtgtgtgtgtgtgtatacgtgtgtacatatgtgtgtgtgtgtgtgtgtgtgtatacgtgtgtacatatgtgtacatatgtgtgtgtgtgtgtgtatacgtgtgtacatatgtgtgtgtgtgtgtatacgtgtgtacatatgtgtgtgtgtgtgtgtgtatacgcgtgtacatatgtgtgtgtgtgtgtatacatatgtgtgtgtgtgtgtatacgtgtgtacatatgtgtgtgtgtgtatacgtgtgtacatatgtgtgtgtgtgtgtatacgtgtgtacatatgtgtgtgtgtgtatacgtgtgtacatatgtgtgtgtgtgtgtatacgtgtgtacatatgtgtgtgtgtgtgtatacgtgtgtacatatgtgtgtgtgtgtatacgtgtgtacatatgtgtgtgtgtgtatacgtgtgtacatatgtgtgtgtgtgtatacgtgtgtacatatgtgtgtgtgtgtatacgtgtgtacatatgtgtgtgtgtgtatacgtgtgtacatatgtgtgtgtgtgtatacgtgtgtacatatgtgtgtgtgtgtgtgtatacgtgtgtacatatgtgtgtgtgtgtgtgtatacgtgtgtacatatgtgtgtgtgtgtgtgtatacgtgtgtacatatgtgtgtgtgtgtgtgtatacgtgtgtacatgtgtgtgtgtgtgtgtatacgtgtgtatacgtgtgtacatgtgtgtgtgtatacgtgtgtacatgtgtgtgtgtgtgtgtatacgtgtgtacatgtgtgtgtgtgtgtgtgtgtatacgtgtgtatgtgtgtgtgtgtgtgtgtgtgtgtgtatacgtgtgtacatgtgtgtgtgtgtgtgtgtgtatacgtgtgtacatgtgtgtgtgtgtgtgtatacgtatacgtgtgtacatgtgtgtgtgtgtgtgtatacgtgtgtacatgtgtgtgtacgtgtgtgtgtatacgtgtgtacgtgtgtgtgtatacgtgtgtacgtgtgtgtgtatacgtgtgtacatgtgtgcgtgtgtgtgtgtatgtatacgtgtgtgtgtgtatacatgtgcgtgcatttgtgtgcatatgtgtgtatgtatatatgtgtgtgtgtgtgtgtatatatgtgtgtgtgtgtgtgtgtgtgtgtgtgttcaagctGCAACACTTtagttgtttacatttaaacttgACTGCAGGTTTAATCTGATGCTTAATACTGAAAGTAAACAGATTTTACAGTGcagtaaaacacacagactGCATTCAGTGTCCTTTATACTTTATAAACTGGTTTAATTCACTTCAGGACTGAGAGCTTGTGGTCCATCTCAGtgcacattaacactaacacaccaacacattaacacaccaacacattaacacaccaacacaccaacacattaacacaccaacacattaacacaccaacacattaacacaccaacacattaacacaccaacacattaacacaccaacacattaacacaccaacacattaacacaccaacacattaacacaccaacacattaacacaccaacacattaacacaccaacacattaacacaccaacacagtTCATGGGGTTACgagaacacaaaacatttttaaaacactgCTGATAAAGTTTGTGCACTTGTTTAAAGACGTTCAGCTAcacgcacacgtgtgtgtgtgtgtgtgtgtgtgtgtgtgtgtgtgtgtgtgtgtgtttcattacaGAAGCGTGAACGGACTCTGagtcacaaacacagaaaaactgCACGAGACAAACAGAGATTTTACCTTAAGCATGACGTCATCTTTGTCAATAACCTGATTAAAGGCGTAAGACGGCATGATCACTGAGCCCGAGGCAATGATGTGTCCCTTCTGTCCGGTGTgttttatattctctctctctctctctctctctctctctctctctctctctctctctctctctctctctctctctggccttAAAACTTCCAGCTCTGACACCAACACGTAGTTTTAAGCTCGTGCGctctcacacagccacgcctccaAAAAGAACCAGGTTCGTTCCAAATGACTGAGTAGTGCACTAAATAGGGCACTGAGTAGTGCACTAAATAGGGCACTGAGTAGGGCATTAAATAGGGCACTGAGTAGGGCACTAAATAGGGCACTGAGTAGGGCATTAAATAGGGCACTGACTAGGGCATTAAATAGGGCACTGAGTAGGGCATTAAATAGGGCACTGAGTAGGAGTCAAACTGGTTAATGTCTATAAAAGCAGTAATAAGTGTTAGTAATGGTAACTAAAGCAAACACACTGTTTGTGTCTCTGATTTCAGTCCCTGAAACACTCAGGCCCTAAAgctgtcatttattattattattattattatta
It encodes the following:
- the zgc:114130 gene encoding mRNA decay activator protein ZFP36; translation: MPSYAFNQVIDKDDVMLKQLLKLDLGGTSARPSAVAYQKPGSIPSKHWAQAKELSLSSRWNKTGFWSDRAVSMVEGDTGGLGWACDKPGSALSSASFSGSTSCESSSSTSSRYKTELCRTFTERGTCKYGSKCQFAHGADELRGINRHPKYKTEPCRTFHSIGFCPYGIRCHFVHNNDDDAHLHPQQPSFPTSTQRPPLLKQSFSFAGFPSNPTLLDPSFSPSSFLGMPPASPPPSSGTISDLLAMAFPEFQPSHDSGCSSGEPTPTTSPSQMPPCAPHQSFSASLGTRSLSLTSLSDHEGRCSSSASSLSGSDLSSTQDGAAKRLPIFSQLSVPDGFCTEGSFSFFF